Within Micavibrio sp. TMED2, the genomic segment GCGCGATCGTACAGGCCGCGCGCGTTTCCTACGGCAAGGGCACCAAGAAGGTCTCCACCGATGCCGGTCTGATCAAGTACCTGCTGCGTCACTGGCACTCGACCCCGTTCGAGATGTGCGAGATCAAGTTCCACATCAAGCTGCCGATCTTCATCGCGCGCCAGTGGATCCGCCACCGCACCGCCAATGTGAACGAGTATTCCGCCCGCTACTCCGTCCTCGACCGTGAGTTCTATATCCCGGCCCCGGACCAGCTCGCCGCCCAGTCACTGACCAACCGTCAGGGCCGCGATGACGAAGCCGTGCTGCAGGGTGAACAGGCCCAGCGCGTGCTCGATATCCTGCGTGATGACGCCTACCGCACCTATGCCCATTATGAGGAGCTGCTGAACGAGGATTCGGAAGGCAATGTGATCGACGAGAGCCGCACCGGTCTCGCCCGTGAACTGGCGCGCATGAACTTGACGCTGAATACCTATACCCAGTGGTACTGGAAAACCGACCTGCACAACCTGATGCACTTCCTGCGTCTGCGGGCCGACAGCCACGCCCAGTACGAAATCCGCGTCTATGCCGAGGCGATGACCGATGTGCTGCAGAAATGGGTGCCGCTCACCCATGCCGCCTATGAGGAATACCGCGAAGGCGCGGTCAACCTCTCCAAAACCGGCCTGTCCGTGGTCAAACGCCTGATCGCCGGCGAAACCGTCACCCAGGAAACCAGCGGCCTCTCCCCACGCGAATGGCGCGAACTGATGGAGCAGGTGGGGTGAAAATAGGCTCGCAGAGTCGCGTAGTAGAAAAGATAATTGAGCCTTTTGCTGCGTTTGTGCAGCAAAAGAACCGTGAGGTGCCTAATCCTCCAGAAATATTGTGGCACTACACTACATACGATGCATTTATCTCTATTATTAAGGATCAAAGTTTAAGGTTATCAGAGTTAGGCTACCAGAATGATTCTGGGGAGTACTGGTTCTTTAATGAAATTGTGCAAGGTTCCTTACGGAGTATGCAAGAAAATAACGACGAAGTAATTAAATCTGCTAATTATTTAAGGCAATTTTTCTATCAGGCGGGTTTTCGAGGATTTTCAAATGTTTTCTCTTTTAGTTTGACCGAAAAGGCCGATAGCCTGAGTCAATGGCGAGCATATGCTAATCATGGAGAGGGAGTAGCGTTAGGGTTCTCTGTGGGAGATGTTCCCGATGGTGTTTATTTGGGTCGTTGTTATTATTCAGAAGTTGGTGACAAAGAGTTTGATGATGTTTTTAGGAGCGTTGTCATTAATCTATCTAATAGTTTTAAGCATAATGATGGCAATCATAATTTAAGTATGGCGGGTCTGGTCGCCAGCGCATTAATTAAAATTATTTCTGAGGCTTCACCATACGTTAAACATAAGGGTTTCGCAGAGGAGTGTGAGTGGAGAGTTACATCTTATGGCGGTGAAGATAAGGCTGAGTACGATTTTTTTGCTAAAAATTATGGAATGGTAATGGCTAAAAAAATAAAATTTTCTGCTGGATTGTCTTTGAAGAAGGTTATGATAGGCCCATCTCCTTTTATGCTTAGAAATAAATTTACTGTTAGTGCTTTCTTGAAACAAAAAAACTTGAATGTAGAGGTTTTATCTTCAGAAATATCATATAGAAAGCAAGCATAATTTATTCCCGGTTCTAGAAGCCACACCCGCCCTGCAGGGAATGCAGGACAGGGTTGAAGGGGTGGTTTTGGGGTTCAGGTTTTCGCGTTGGCGGGGTCTAACTGTTTTCGCAACCTCATCTCCCCCGGCCATGATTGGCCGATGTATGTTGTGTGATCCATGGCTGAAGCTGCAAACCTCGCCGCCCCGCCCGCGTTGGCTGATGAACTGGTCCGTCTGACCCTCGGCATTGATGCCGCGGGCGATTACTACGCCACCCTTGATCCCGACAATGACCCCCATGCCGGTAGCGCCAAGGGCCGCCTGACCATCGGTCTTAGCCGCCATGAGGGCATGGGGGAGGGGGCGGAAACCGGCGCGCTGGTCGTTACCTCGCTGGTGCGGGAGAGTGAGACCGCGCGCAAGGTGGTCGAGGATATGCCGGAACAGCACCGCGCGTTCTTTCAGGAAATCACCCAGCGGCCCAAGACCGAGGGCCAGATCTTCGGCGTCAAATTCACCCTTGGCGGCAGTGCCGAGGGCCGGGTGGTCGATACCGGCGTCTATGACAGCCGCGGGGTACAGGCCGCGCTCGACAGGATCGAACGG encodes:
- a CDS encoding thymidylate synthase (FAD); its protein translation is MQKDSDRSNSEVGKKRDRISPEQRAEIDEQKAQRYDTRRATVPALEEILYEPIPLLDHGFVRVIDYMGDDSAIVQAARVSYGKGTKKVSTDAGLIKYLLRHWHSTPFEMCEIKFHIKLPIFIARQWIRHRTANVNEYSARYSVLDREFYIPAPDQLAAQSLTNRQGRDDEAVLQGEQAQRVLDILRDDAYRTYAHYEELLNEDSEGNVIDESRTGLARELARMNLTLNTYTQWYWKTDLHNLMHFLRLRADSHAQYEIRVYAEAMTDVLQKWVPLTHAAYEEYREGAVNLSKTGLSVVKRLIAGETVTQETSGLSPREWRELMEQVG